The following proteins are co-located in the Paludibaculum fermentans genome:
- a CDS encoding response regulator → MDSIRILLADDHNVLRDGLRLLLERQPGFVVVGEAADGIAAVQMAADLKPDVVVTDIAMPTLNGIEATRRIVEKNPHTGVVILSMHYDESYVLRALKAGARGYLLKDSVKSDLLDAIQAVAKGRSFFSHKVSQILQEDYVRTLQRMNAEDSYDLLTDREREILHLVAEGRTSKEIATFLNLSVYTVDTHRGHILEKLNLHSVPELILYAVRKQLIA, encoded by the coding sequence ATGGATTCGATCCGCATTCTGCTGGCTGACGACCACAACGTCCTGCGCGACGGTCTGCGACTCCTGCTGGAGCGCCAACCCGGCTTTGTCGTGGTGGGCGAAGCCGCCGACGGCATCGCAGCCGTCCAGATGGCCGCCGACCTGAAGCCCGACGTCGTCGTCACCGACATCGCCATGCCCACCCTCAACGGTATCGAGGCGACCCGCCGCATCGTGGAGAAGAATCCGCACACCGGCGTCGTGATTCTAAGCATGCACTACGACGAGAGCTACGTTCTTCGAGCCCTCAAAGCCGGCGCCCGCGGCTACCTCCTGAAAGACTCCGTCAAATCCGACCTCCTCGACGCCATCCAGGCCGTCGCCAAAGGCCGCTCGTTCTTCAGTCACAAAGTGAGCCAGATCCTCCAGGAGGATTACGTCCGGACGCTGCAGCGAATGAACGCCGAAGACAGCTATGACCTCCTGACCGACCGCGAACGCGAGATCCTGCACCTCGTGGCCGAGGGCCGCACCAGCAAGGAGATCGCTACCTTCCTGAACCTCTCTGTTTACACTGTGGACACCCACCGCGGACACATCCTGGAAAAACTGAACCTCCACAGCGTCCCGGAACTGATTCTCTATGCGGTCAGGAAGCAGTTGATTGCCTGA
- a CDS encoding glycosyltransferase family protein, with protein MAKIVIPDSAQAALKELRTADIVVGIPSYNNARTIGHVVQAAHAGLLKYFPQFTAVIVNSDGGSSDGTRDVVLSSSMQDSRLLMLSTPVKPVNRLSLPYHGIPGKGSAFRLIFQIASTLGAKACAVVDSDLRSITPEWIDLLLRPVVHAEYDFVAPYYHRHKYDGTITNSIVYPLTRALYGHRLRQPIGGDFGVSLPLLRRYLERDDWETDVARYGIDIWMTTVAVAEGFRVCQSFLGAKLHDAKDPGSDLSAMLMQVVGSVFTLMQEYESAWTRISGSQDIDLFGFRYDVGLDPIEVNLDRMLVSFRRGCEELKEVWQLALSPETLEEIDALAAATAVPSTFHIADELWVRLIFEFACAHHKRRLDRGTLLRSLTPLYLGRVASFVIETRDLTAPEVDQRVENLCLTFEALKPRLVAQWSGIPSPAPKSAPEAALAQHVAAGQKELEV; from the coding sequence ATGGCGAAAATCGTAATACCCGATTCCGCGCAGGCGGCGTTGAAGGAGCTCCGTACCGCCGACATTGTGGTGGGCATCCCCAGCTACAACAACGCACGCACCATCGGCCATGTAGTGCAGGCCGCCCACGCCGGACTTCTCAAGTACTTTCCCCAGTTCACGGCCGTGATCGTGAACTCCGACGGCGGCTCCAGCGACGGCACCCGTGACGTGGTGCTTTCCTCATCCATGCAGGATTCACGCCTGCTGATGCTGTCCACACCGGTGAAACCGGTCAACCGCCTCTCCTTGCCATATCACGGCATTCCGGGCAAAGGCTCGGCCTTTCGCCTCATTTTCCAGATCGCTTCCACCCTGGGCGCCAAGGCCTGTGCCGTCGTGGATTCCGATCTGCGTTCGATCACCCCGGAATGGATCGACCTCCTCCTGCGGCCCGTCGTCCATGCCGAGTACGACTTCGTCGCCCCGTACTACCACCGCCACAAGTACGACGGCACGATCACCAACAGCATCGTCTATCCGCTCACCCGTGCCCTCTACGGCCACCGGCTCCGCCAACCGATCGGTGGCGATTTCGGTGTTTCCCTGCCCCTGCTGCGCCGCTACCTGGAGCGCGACGACTGGGAAACGGATGTCGCCCGCTACGGCATCGACATCTGGATGACCACCGTCGCCGTAGCTGAGGGCTTTCGCGTCTGCCAGAGCTTTCTCGGGGCGAAACTGCACGACGCCAAGGATCCGGGCTCCGACCTCAGCGCCATGCTGATGCAGGTGGTGGGCAGCGTTTTCACGCTGATGCAGGAATATGAGTCGGCCTGGACCCGCATCTCCGGCAGCCAGGACATCGACCTCTTCGGCTTCCGCTACGATGTCGGACTCGACCCCATTGAGGTCAACCTGGACCGCATGCTCGTCAGCTTCCGCCGCGGTTGCGAGGAGCTGAAGGAAGTCTGGCAGTTGGCACTCTCCCCCGAGACGCTGGAAGAGATTGATGCTCTGGCCGCCGCCACTGCGGTCCCGTCCACATTCCACATCGCAGATGAGCTCTGGGTCCGCCTCATCTTCGAATTTGCCTGTGCGCACCACAAACGCCGCCTGGACCGCGGCACGCTGTTGCGCTCACTGACGCCTTTGTACCTCGGCCGCGTAGCTTCGTTTGTCATTGAAACCCGGGATTTGACGGCGCCTGAAGTGGACCAGCGCGTCGAGAATCTGTGCCTCACTTTCGAAGCGCTGAAGCCTCGGCTGGTCGCCCAGTGGTCCGGAATCCCCAGCCCGGCGCCCAAGTCCGCACCGGAGGCGGCGCTCGCGCAACATGTTGCCGCCGGTCAGAAGGAATTGGAGGTTTAA
- a CDS encoding mechanosensitive ion channel family protein has product MIRTLQEVLERVIARFYNQITTYLPPLIVAAAILVLTFLLAKFCQWLLTRLFKGVAFDRFLRETGISSVVDDSGHLHGVSIAAQCVFWLVLAGGVLSALSVFDTKLTTQFVETAIFLFPKVVTAGVIVFAGIWLGRYFGRAILVWAHNEALPHARRIAAGVRALVVCIAIVAASDTLGFAPNVFLAAFIIVVGGAALAASLAVGLGGRQTVQRFMEEDTRHAAEPEEPLWRHL; this is encoded by the coding sequence ATGATCCGTACGCTACAGGAAGTCCTGGAAAGGGTCATCGCCCGCTTCTACAACCAGATCACCACCTACCTGCCGCCCCTCATCGTGGCCGCGGCCATTCTTGTCCTCACCTTCCTGCTCGCCAAGTTCTGCCAGTGGTTGCTCACCCGCCTGTTCAAGGGCGTCGCGTTCGACCGCTTCCTCCGCGAGACCGGCATCAGCTCAGTTGTCGACGACTCCGGGCATCTCCACGGGGTCTCCATCGCCGCCCAATGCGTCTTCTGGCTAGTTTTGGCCGGAGGAGTCCTCTCCGCGTTGAGCGTCTTTGACACAAAGCTCACCACTCAATTCGTGGAAACCGCCATTTTCCTCTTCCCGAAGGTGGTCACAGCAGGAGTCATCGTCTTCGCCGGCATCTGGCTGGGCCGCTATTTCGGCCGCGCCATTCTCGTGTGGGCCCACAATGAAGCGCTACCGCACGCGCGCCGCATCGCCGCCGGCGTCCGCGCGCTCGTTGTCTGCATCGCCATCGTCGCGGCTTCCGACACACTCGGTTTCGCGCCCAACGTCTTCTTAGCCGCCTTCATCATCGTCGTCGGCGGAGCCGCGCTGGCCGCCAGCCTGGCTGTAGGACTCGGCGGACGCCAAACCGTGCAGCGTTTCATGGAAGAGGACACGCGCCATGCGGCCGAGCCCGAGGAACCGCTCTGGCGGCACCTTTAG